In Alphaproteobacteria bacterium, the genomic stretch TACATAAACTGGTATTTTAGACGATTGCGCAACTTTAATAATAGATTGCAAGGCACTTAAAGCCACACCATCATTGCTGATAAAAATCGCATCAACTATAGATGCAAGTTTTGTTGCAGCTTGTGGCACATCAGCTGTTTTCAACGCCGCTTGTTTAATAAAAGTTATGCCCATTTTGGGTAACAATTCATCAAGCTTTTGATTAATAGCAATTGAATTGAGTTCGCCCGGATTATAAATAATCCCTAATTTTTTAAGGTTGGGCTGTAATTTTAAAAAAAGATCAATTTGAGGTTCTAAGGGCATAAAATTTGAAACACCTGATATATTATTTCCAGGTTTTTCAATACATTGCCCAAGCCCCGCGCCTATTGGATCAGTGACTGTGCTAAAAACAAGCTTTGTCTTGTTCAAAGATGCAGCTTTTGCAAAACTTTGCGCAGCAATTGTTGCAACACCAACAACAATATCAGGTTGCTGATTAACGAATTTATTGGCGATTTGTTGCGCTAATGCTGCATTGGCTTGTGCTGATTCAACGCGAATATCAATTTTATCGCCGTAATTCTTTTTAAGAATATCAACGATCCCCTTCGTTGTTTCATTCAACGCAGGATGTTCAACAAATTGACTAATAAAAACTTTTTTATGGGCGGAAGGAGAATCAGTGGCGTATAAATTAAATGAAAATAATAAAGAAAGTAAAAATAATAGTCTATTCATTTTGTGCTCCATTAAGTTTCAGTTTATTCAATATCGTTCTATAGCCATGATAAGGTTCATCTTTTAAGAACCGCGCAACACGACCAATTGTTGTTAGGCTTGCGTTTGTTAGTTTATGTATTTCTCGGTATGACAAACCGCCTTTTTCAAGCAATTGGCATACGCGCCACCTTTCTTCTAACACTTGTTTTTCTTGAGGGGTCAAAAGATCCTTCAAAAAATTCTGTGCTTCGTCCCGATCATTAAGGCTTAAAAGTGCCTCAATAAGATCAAAATGATGATGGTCTGTTTCCATATTTATCTCTCATCCTTGTATGCTTGTATGCTTGTGCTAGTATACTAGTACAGCACGATATTGTTGTAAAGATGTTTTTTAATTTTGCTCCCCTCTTCCCAAAAATCAATTTTTAGGTTTAGATAATATTCACTTTTTATGGATAAAAAATATGAATGCGCTTTTTTGGTTTCGTGACGATTTACGACTACAAGATAATCCTGGCTTGTTTAAAGCCATCAACCAAACAGAAAGCTTAATCCTTATCTATATTTTAGATGAAACAGCCCCTTCTTCCGAACAATTGGGTGGCGCTAGCAAATGGTGGTTGCATCAATCACTTCAAAAATTACAACAAGATTTAGAACAAAAAGGTCAAAGACTTATCTTTAAAAAAGGCAATCCCACTGAAATTTTAAACAAACTTGTCCACGATCAAAAAATAGAATCCGTATTTTGGAATAGATCCTACACGCCCCACTCTATTGCACGCGACACTTCTATTAAAACGGATTTAAAATCTAAAAATATTAATGTTCATACTTTTCAAGGCAATGTACTCATTGAACCTTTTAATATTAAGAATAAATCAGAAAAACCCTATCTTGTTTTTACCCCTTTTTATAAATCTTATTTAATGCATCCCTTTTTGGGCGAAGAACCTTTTGATATCCCCTCTCATTTACCTCAGTTTTTCACTACTGTTTCGTCATTATCCCTTGATGCATTGGGTCTTTTACCACAAGGACTTAATTGGGCAGATAGATTTCCTGATTATTGGATAGCTGGTGAAAAAGGTGCCTGGACACGTTTGGAAGATTTTTTAACTGAGGATCTTCAAAAATATCGCCTTGACCAAGATTTATCTCAAAAAACATCTTTATTGGCGCCTCATCTACGATGGGGAGAAATCTCCGTCAGGCGTCTTTATCACGAATTAACGCAATTAAATATTAAAACACCCTTATTATCATCTGTTATTGGTGCCTTTCAACGCGAACTTGTTTGGCGGGATTTTGCGTCCCACCTACTTTATCATTTTCCAAATACAGTCACAGAAAATCACAAACCTCAATTTAATGCCTTTCCCTGGATTCAACATGATGATTATTTTAAAACTTGGACAAAAGGCAAAACGGGATATCCGATCGTTGACGCTGGCATGCGTCAATTATGGCAGACAGGATTTATGCATAATCGCGTTCGTATGATCGTTGGATCATTTTTAGTAAAACATTTATTAATTGATTGGCGATTCGGTGAAAGATGGTTTTGGGACACCCTTTTAGATGCGGATCTTGCCTCTAATATAATGAATTGGCAATGGGTTGCAGGATCTGGCGCTGACGCGTCACCCTATTTTCGTATTTTCAATCCACTTTTGCAGGCCCAAAAATTTGATCCTAAAGTTCAATATATCAAAGAATGGGTTCCAGAATTACGCAATGTAAATGATAAAGCAATTTTAGAAATGGATCATTTATTTGAATATACAAAAGGTATTTATCCGCATCCCATTGTGAAGCACGAAGATGCACGTAATAGAGCACTTCTTGCTTATAAAAGTTGTCGAATTTCAACGTAATCCATACATCCGCTGTAATTGTTAACTTCCATAGTTTTAATATCTTTTTTATTTTTAGATAAAAGACATGGTTGATGCTAATTTTTTTTTAATTTTTATGTTAATTTAAAGTAATTGATTGCTATGTAAGGAGTTTTGAAGTGATAGTAAAAAACAAACTTGCCTTATGTTCTGTTTTTATATGTTTTTTTATTATTTTTTTCACTAAAGCTCATTCATCAGATGATAGTGATTTTTATGAAGAAATAGAAGCTTATTTTCCTCAATTAAATAACAATGAAAGGATTTCTGATGATAAAAAGAAATATATCAATAAAGCTTTTTTTAATAAATTAGAAAATGTTTTTCTTTTAAATGCCAAAAAAAACATATTAGACCATAGCAACAAAGTAAATTTATCGAATTTTTTAAAAAATTCTACATTGGACAAAACAACCATGATGAATTTATTATTTGATAAAAAAGTGCACAATGTAAGCATTTCTTTTGGTATACTATGTCATTTTTATGGTTTTTTGTCAGAAATAGAACATAATTTAGACCCTGATAAAAATAGCTTTGTATCATTTTTAAATTATTTATTAATTTTAAACGATAATGATATAAATCTTGTTTCATTTTCCTCTTTAAAAAATAAAATAATCAGCTTGTTGCCATTAATTTCTAGTTTGTATAGTGATTTTCAAACACATTATGAAGATTGGCATCCCGTATTTACGTACAATGAGTTTTTAGAGCCTGATAATTCAAGTCTTTTATTAGCGATCGCATTAAGAAAAGTAAAAAATAATAAAGATGAGGATCTAACAGAAGAAAATTTTCAAACTATTCTTGACGCGATTAAAAGAAATGAAATTCATCACCTTGATTTACAGGAAAAAAATATTGATGTTGATATGGCAACAAGAATTGGTGAGGCACTTCAACACAATGAATCGGTTGTAAGCCTTGATTTATATTATAGCAACATTAAAGACGAAAGCGTTAAAGCTATTTTGAGCAAATTAAATCTTAATTCAACACTTACGCATATCGATTTATCATATAATCAAATTGATGATGCAGGGGCCGCCTTTATAGGGTCTTTTTTAAAGAACAATAAATGTATTACCAGCTTGAATTTAGAGCACAATTTTTTTAAAAATCTTGGAACAATGAAAATTGCAAATGGATTGATTGCAAATAAAACGCTAAAAAAAATTAGCTTAGCAGATAATAATATAAGCGATAAAGGGTTAATGTCTCTTAAAATGGCTTTGCATAATAATGAAACGTTAAATTTAATCAATCTATCTGGATTAAATGTATCAGAAAAATCACGTTTAAACTTTAATGAGTTGAAAACTGTTAATCCAAATATTGATATTGTTTTTGAATGAGATTTCTGTTTAAAACGCATTAAATAAATGCGTCAATCGATCAATTGTTGGATAATGTGTTAGATTGACATGTAAAGGTGTAACAGTAACCCAACCTTCCATTAATGCATCAAGATCGGTGTTATGAGCGAAGGTTTCATGCTGGACAACATCAAGCCAATAATAGGGAACACCAAAGGGATCGTCTCGTTTAATGGGCGGATTTGATAAATGACGTCTACCTTGTTGTGCTATTTTAAAGCCTTTGATGTCGTCCAATTCTTTATCAGGAAAATTAACATTTAAAAAAACATCGGGTGGCCAAGATAGATGTGCAACCTTTTGAATCAATTGAGGCAAATAGGTTTCGACATTTTCCCATCTGGGTTTATGCGATTGGCTGACTTCAAGGCTGACGGCAATCGACGGAATTCCTAGTAAAGTTGCCTCCATGGCGGCTGCAACCGTACCCGAATACGTAATGTGATCTGCAACGTTTCGGCCATAATTAATGCCTGAAATGACTAAATCTGGTTTTTTGTCTTTCAGGACTTCACACGTTGCCAACAATACACAATCTGTCGGTGTCCCATCTACGGCAAAACGTTTTGTATCCAATTGTTTGATGCGGAGCGGCCTTGTAATGGTTAAAGAATGGCCGGCGCCGCTTTGCTCAAAAGTTGGTGCTACAACCCAAATATCATCAAAAATACGTCCAAGAATTTCTTCCAGAACATGAATACCAGGGGCGTAAGCACCGTCATCATTCGACAGTAAAATACGCGCCTGTTTTAAGACATCTAGGTTAGAGTTTCTAAACATTGGGAGAAATGACATCCATTTTCATGTAAGAGCGTAAAGCTTCAGGCACAATCACTGAGCCGTCTTCCTGTTGGTAATTTTCCAGGATCGCCACCATCGTTCTGCCAATAGCAAGACCAGATCCATTTAGCGTATGCACAAAGCGATTATCTTTGCCCTCATTAGGCTTAAAGCGGGTACGCATGCGTCTTGCTTGATAATCACCAATATTGGAGCAGCTTGAAATCTCGCGATAGCAATCTTGTCCAGGCAGCCATACTTCAAGATCATATGTTTTTTTAGCAGTTGAACTCATATCGCCTGTTGAAAGCACCATAACTTGGTAAGGGAGTTCTAAACGCTGCAGAATGGTTTCGGCGGCCTTTGTCATGCGCTCATGTTCTTCTTGCGATTTATCTGGATGTGCAATCGAAACAAGTTCAACTTTTGTAAATTGATGTTGCCTAATCATGCCGCGTGTGTCTTTGCCAGCAGCACCTGCTTCAGATCTAAAGCAAGGTGAATACGCTACAAAACGTAAGGGCAATTCGTCTTCTTTCAGAATTTCATTATTAACCAAATTGGTAAGAGAAACTTCAGCTGTTGAAATGAGCCAATAACCATTAGTGGTTTGAAATGCATCTTCAGCAAATTTTGGTAAATGAGCAACG encodes the following:
- a CDS encoding ABC transporter substrate-binding protein, giving the protein MNRLLFLLSLLFSFNLYATDSPSAHKKVFISQFVEHPALNETTKGIVDILKKNYGDKIDIRVESAQANAALAQQIANKFVNQQPDIVVGVATIAAQSFAKAASLNKTKLVFSTVTDPIGAGLGQCIEKPGNNISGVSNFMPLEPQIDLFLKLQPNLKKLGIIYNPGELNSIAINQKLDELLPKMGITFIKQAALKTADVPQAATKLASIVDAIFISNDGVALSALQSIIKVAQSSKIPVYVSDTDAVELGATAALGPNQYQVGAQTGEIIIRLLNGEESGSIPIQFPETKELYLNLEAASKANIVIPEDIIKSATKVYQRDVK
- a CDS encoding YerC/YecD family TrpR-related protein — encoded protein: METDHHHFDLIEALLSLNDRDEAQNFLKDLLTPQEKQVLEERWRVCQLLEKGGLSYREIHKLTNASLTTIGRVARFLKDEPYHGYRTILNKLKLNGAQNE
- a CDS encoding deoxyribodipyrimidine photo-lyase; this encodes MNALFWFRDDLRLQDNPGLFKAINQTESLILIYILDETAPSSEQLGGASKWWLHQSLQKLQQDLEQKGQRLIFKKGNPTEILNKLVHDQKIESVFWNRSYTPHSIARDTSIKTDLKSKNINVHTFQGNVLIEPFNIKNKSEKPYLVFTPFYKSYLMHPFLGEEPFDIPSHLPQFFTTVSSLSLDALGLLPQGLNWADRFPDYWIAGEKGAWTRLEDFLTEDLQKYRLDQDLSQKTSLLAPHLRWGEISVRRLYHELTQLNIKTPLLSSVIGAFQRELVWRDFASHLLYHFPNTVTENHKPQFNAFPWIQHDDYFKTWTKGKTGYPIVDAGMRQLWQTGFMHNRVRMIVGSFLVKHLLIDWRFGERWFWDTLLDADLASNIMNWQWVAGSGADASPYFRIFNPLLQAQKFDPKVQYIKEWVPELRNVNDKAILEMDHLFEYTKGIYPHPIVKHEDARNRALLAYKSCRIST
- the surE gene encoding 5'/3'-nucleotidase SurE, with translation MFRNSNLDVLKQARILLSNDDGAYAPGIHVLEEILGRIFDDIWVVAPTFEQSGAGHSLTITRPLRIKQLDTKRFAVDGTPTDCVLLATCEVLKDKKPDLVISGINYGRNVADHITYSGTVAAAMEATLLGIPSIAVSLEVSQSHKPRWENVETYLPQLIQKVAHLSWPPDVFLNVNFPDKELDDIKGFKIAQQGRRHLSNPPIKRDDPFGVPYYWLDVVQHETFAHNTDLDALMEGWVTVTPLHVNLTHYPTIDRLTHLFNAF
- the serS gene encoding serine--tRNA ligase, whose protein sequence is MLDIKWIRDNPDALDHALSRRGAQAVSKKLLELDIKRRDIQTELQTLQQQRNTISKDIGLAKQKGDIQADSLMAEMTALRNKVQELENLDKNAALELDALLDVIPNIPYDDVPTGKDEKDNVILRKVGTPKTFSFKPKEHFDIGEKLGMMDFERAAKMSGARFVVLSDALSRLERALAAFMLDVHTMEFNYREITPPYLVKEAALYGVAHLPKFAEDAFQTTNGYWLISTAEVSLTNLVNNEILKEDELPLRFVAYSPCFRSEAGAAGKDTRGMIRQHQFTKVELVSIAHPDKSQEEHERMTKAAETILQRLELPYQVMVLSTGDMSSTAKKTYDLEVWLPGQDCYREISSCSNIGDYQARRMRTRFKPNEGKDNRFVHTLNGSGLAIGRTMVAILENYQQEDGSVIVPEALRSYMKMDVISPNV